A genomic segment from Pyrodictium occultum encodes:
- a CDS encoding HD domain-containing protein — MPAPAGALGLASRILEELDRGEELASGTRTLRLHSLLVAHYASLIASRLGLDPVAYYLAGLLHDYGKLEARERGLDEDEYTAEKAAGLLEVLGAPEELARRVAGILRRGARRDPVLGDADVLAKLGLQGVAQFIAKWTARGSSLAEMLVEGLPRELTVALNPRLYLCTGPAREAGERLAGEAVEAYTRLLEEAEEALGLGLRLVEERVEGVRAVFVAVERCPRCLSPGLERRLEPHRGRLCRGLRMVHRCPRCGWAGRGGVCLPWRRCGPGEPTTTPGPA; from the coding sequence TTGCCCGCGCCGGCGGGGGCCCTGGGGCTGGCCTCCAGGATACTCGAGGAGCTGGACAGGGGCGAGGAGCTGGCCTCGGGGACCCGCACGCTCCGGCTGCACTCGCTCCTCGTAGCGCACTACGCCTCCCTCATAGCCTCCAGGCTCGGGCTGGACCCCGTGGCCTACTACCTGGCCGGCCTCCTCCACGACTACGGGAAGCTCGAGGCCCGTGAGAGGGGGCTCGACGAGGACGAGTACACCGCCGAGAAGGCCGCGGGGCTCCTGGAGGTGCTAGGCGCCCCGGAGGAGCTGGCCCGCAGGGTGGCCGGGATCCTCCGCAGGGGCGCCCGCCGCGACCCCGTCCTCGGCGACGCGGATGTGCTGGCCAAGCTCGGGCTCCAGGGGGTGGCCCAGTTCATAGCGAAGTGGACCGCCCGGGGCAGCAGCCTGGCGGAGATGCTGGTCGAGGGGCTCCCCAGGGAGCTGACCGTGGCGCTCAACCCCCGCCTCTACCTCTGCACCGGGCCTGCGAGGGAGGCCGGCGAGCGGCTCGCCGGGGAGGCGGTGGAGGCCTACACCCGGCTCCTCGAGGAAGCCGAGGAGGCGCTGGGCCTGGGCCTGCGCCTCGTCGAGGAGAGGGTGGAGGGGGTGAGAGCGGTCTTCGTGGCCGTCGAGAGGTGCCCCCGGTGCCTCTCCCCCGGGCTGGAGAGGAGGCTGGAGCCCCACAGGGGCAGGCTCTGCAGGGGGCTCAGGATGGTGCACCGCTGCCCCCGCTGCGGCTGGGCCGGGCGCGGGGGCGTCTGCCTGCCATGGAGGCGCTGCGGGCCGGGGGAGCCCACAACAACCCCCGGCCCCGCCTAG
- the hmgA gene encoding hydroxymethylglutaryl-CoA reductase (NADPH) → MGEERSLRDRLEEVVQGIVEGRIRLHEADRLLGNANAAALARRLALERMLGVGLSSIGSTILDFEELVGRNIENPIGAVQIPLGVAGPLRVHGEYARGDFYIPLATTEGALVASVNRGAKAVTLSGGARARVLRDGMARAPVFWTPGVEEAARLAEWVQEHMEEVRREAESTTRHGRLLEIQPFIAGNIVWLRFVYSTGDAMGMNMATIATDKAAEWILRNYPGEAKLIAISGNLCTDKKPALLNAILGRGKTVVAEATIKRDIALRVLKAAPEDIDTVNRVKNLLGSARAGSPSFNAHYANIIAAIFIATGQDVAQVVESSMGYTWTEVRNGDLYISVTLPSLELGTVGGGTRLPTQREALALLGAAGGGNPPGANAKKLAEVTAAAVLAGELNLLAALAANELARAHRLLGRGEAKTGNKNPTNHG, encoded by the coding sequence TTGGGGGAGGAGCGCTCCCTCCGGGATAGGCTCGAGGAGGTAGTCCAGGGCATAGTGGAGGGCAGGATCCGGCTCCACGAGGCCGACCGGCTGCTGGGGAACGCCAACGCCGCCGCGCTGGCGCGGAGGCTGGCGCTGGAGAGGATGCTGGGCGTCGGGCTCTCGAGCATCGGCAGCACCATCCTCGACTTCGAGGAGCTGGTGGGGAGGAACATAGAGAACCCCATAGGCGCGGTCCAGATCCCCCTGGGGGTCGCCGGGCCCCTCCGGGTCCACGGCGAGTACGCCCGAGGCGACTTCTACATCCCCCTCGCCACCACCGAGGGCGCGCTGGTGGCCAGCGTCAACCGCGGGGCCAAGGCGGTGACGCTGAGCGGCGGGGCCCGGGCCCGGGTGCTCCGCGACGGGATGGCCAGGGCCCCCGTCTTCTGGACCCCCGGGGTGGAGGAGGCGGCCCGGCTCGCCGAATGGGTCCAGGAGCACATGGAGGAGGTGCGGAGGGAGGCCGAGTCCACCACCCGCCACGGGAGGCTGCTCGAGATCCAGCCCTTCATAGCCGGGAACATAGTCTGGCTCCGCTTCGTCTACAGCACCGGCGACGCTATGGGCATGAACATGGCAACCATTGCGACCGACAAGGCGGCCGAGTGGATACTCCGCAACTACCCCGGCGAGGCGAAGCTGATAGCAATAAGCGGGAACCTCTGCACCGACAAGAAGCCAGCCCTCCTCAACGCGATCCTAGGCCGCGGCAAGACAGTGGTAGCAGAAGCCACCATAAAGCGGGACATAGCCCTCAGGGTGCTGAAGGCGGCGCCCGAGGACATAGACACAGTGAACAGGGTAAAGAACCTCCTCGGCAGCGCCAGGGCGGGAAGCCCAAGCTTCAACGCCCACTACGCCAACATAATAGCAGCCATATTCATCGCCACCGGCCAGGACGTGGCACAGGTAGTGGAGAGCAGCATGGGCTACACCTGGACCGAGGTGAGAAACGGAGACCTCTACATATCGGTAACCCTCCCCAGCCTCGAGCTAGGCACAGTCGGAGGCGGAACAAGGCTCCCGACTCAGCGGGAAGCCCTAGCCCTCCTAGGAGCAGCCGGTGGAGGAAACCCCCCAGGCGCCAACGCCAAGAAACTAGCAGAGGTAACAGCAGCAGCAGTACTAGCAGGAGAGCTAAACCTCCTAGCAGCCCTAGCAGCCAACGAGCTAGCCAGAGCCCACCGTCTCCTAGGAAGAGGCGAGGCAAAAACCGGCAACAAAAACCCCACAAACCACGGCTAA
- a CDS encoding hydroxymethylglutaryl-CoA synthase gives MPGVHGVPVLARGSGIAGWGAYVPRYRVKAEEIARVWGWEPSVPRSLGVEEKAVAGVDEDSVTMGVEAALNAIARAGVEPGRIGAVFFGTESKPYAVKPSATIVAEALGVTPETMASDLEFACRAASEGLRSALALVEAGHVEYALVIGSDTAQASPGDVLEFTAASGAAALVVGPSGDSVAVLEGVYTYVTDTPDFWRGAHSPYPLHGEGFTGEPAYFHHIESAVKGLMERLGLRPGDFDYAVFHQPNGRFPLRVAQRLGFPREKVLPGLVTPRIGNTYNASALLGFARVLDQARPGQRILLAPFGSGAGSDAYSFLVTDRIEERRGRAPSVDDYMEAKRYVDYAVYAKMRGLYTRIA, from the coding sequence ATGCCCGGCGTGCATGGCGTGCCTGTCTTGGCGCGGGGCAGCGGCATAGCAGGCTGGGGCGCCTACGTGCCCCGCTACAGGGTTAAGGCCGAGGAGATAGCTAGGGTCTGGGGCTGGGAGCCCAGCGTCCCCAGGAGCCTCGGCGTGGAGGAGAAGGCTGTTGCGGGCGTAGACGAGGACTCGGTCACTATGGGCGTGGAGGCGGCGCTCAACGCTATAGCCAGGGCCGGCGTGGAGCCTGGGAGAATAGGCGCCGTCTTCTTCGGCACCGAGTCGAAGCCCTACGCGGTGAAGCCCTCGGCCACCATAGTGGCCGAGGCGCTCGGGGTGACACCCGAGACCATGGCCTCCGACCTGGAGTTCGCCTGCCGCGCCGCCAGCGAGGGGCTCCGCTCCGCCCTGGCCCTGGTGGAGGCGGGCCACGTGGAGTACGCGCTGGTGATAGGCTCCGACACGGCGCAGGCCAGCCCCGGGGATGTGCTGGAGTTCACCGCCGCGAGCGGCGCGGCGGCCCTCGTCGTCGGGCCCTCGGGCGACAGCGTCGCGGTGCTGGAGGGCGTCTACACCTACGTGACCGACACCCCCGACTTCTGGAGGGGCGCCCACAGCCCCTACCCCCTCCACGGCGAGGGGTTCACCGGCGAGCCGGCCTACTTCCACCACATAGAGAGCGCGGTGAAGGGGCTCATGGAGAGGCTCGGGCTGCGCCCCGGCGACTTCGACTACGCCGTCTTCCACCAGCCCAACGGGAGGTTCCCCCTGCGGGTGGCTCAGAGGCTCGGCTTCCCCAGGGAGAAGGTGCTCCCCGGCCTTGTCACCCCCAGGATAGGCAATACATACAACGCCAGCGCCCTCCTCGGCTTCGCCAGGGTGCTGGACCAGGCTAGGCCCGGGCAGAGGATACTCCTAGCCCCCTTCGGCAGCGGCGCGGGCAGCGACGCCTACAGCTTCCTGGTCACCGACAGGATAGAGGAGAGGAGGGGCCGGGCCCCCAGCGTGGACGACTACATGGAGGCGAAGAGGTACGTGGACTACGCGGTCTACGCTAAGATGAGGGGACTCTACACGAGGATAGCTTAG
- a CDS encoding glycosyltransferase, with amino-acid sequence MGGDLAAGVRGKVAGGAEEGGEPLVSIVVPTYNERENIPRLLDELDRVLGGRGISYEVVVVDDDSPDGTWRAAEEYARRRGLPVRVVRRVGERGLGSAIARGLREARGRYIVVMDADLQHPPEAVPRLLEEALRSGADLVVASRYTRGGGVEGWSRLRLLISRVACFLAHLLLPESRATSDPMSGFFLVSRRLAGRVPERPRSWKVLLDLLVAAEGRVSEVPYVFRRRAAGESKLGLREMAGYVLHLLRLSGYRPLRFAAVGASGTLVNLGVLGLLHGRLGLPLPPSLLAAYEASLTWNYVLHDSWTFRGQRPPGRLSWLRHWVRYHAAAAAGMASYLAVGEALARLGVHYLLAAFLGILAGFAANFTISSLRVWTGPRRAEA; translated from the coding sequence ATGGGTGGCGACCTGGCCGCCGGTGTTCGTGGTAAGGTAGCGGGGGGCGCCGAGGAGGGCGGGGAGCCCCTGGTATCCATCGTAGTCCCCACGTACAATGAGCGGGAAAACATACCCAGGCTCCTAGATGAGCTGGACCGGGTGCTGGGGGGCCGGGGTATAAGCTACGAGGTAGTCGTGGTTGATGACGACAGCCCGGACGGGACCTGGAGGGCCGCCGAGGAGTACGCGAGGCGCCGCGGGCTCCCGGTCAGGGTTGTCCGGAGGGTCGGGGAGCGGGGGCTCGGGAGCGCTATAGCCAGGGGCCTCAGGGAGGCCCGGGGCCGCTACATAGTGGTCATGGACGCGGATCTCCAGCACCCGCCGGAGGCTGTGCCGAGGCTCCTCGAGGAGGCGCTGAGGAGCGGGGCCGACCTGGTGGTCGCCTCCCGCTACACCCGCGGCGGGGGCGTGGAGGGGTGGAGCAGGCTCCGGCTCCTCATCTCCCGCGTCGCCTGCTTCCTAGCCCACCTCCTCCTCCCCGAGTCCCGGGCGACGAGCGACCCGATGAGCGGCTTCTTCCTCGTCTCCCGGAGGCTCGCCGGGAGGGTGCCCGAGAGGCCTAGGAGCTGGAAGGTGCTACTCGACCTCCTCGTGGCGGCGGAGGGGAGGGTGTCGGAGGTCCCCTACGTCTTCCGCCGCCGCGCCGCGGGCGAGAGCAAGCTCGGTCTGAGGGAGATGGCCGGCTACGTGCTCCACCTGCTTAGGCTCTCCGGCTACCGGCCCCTCAGGTTCGCGGCCGTGGGGGCCTCGGGGACCCTGGTCAACCTCGGGGTCCTGGGCCTCCTCCACGGCCGGCTCGGGCTCCCCCTGCCCCCCAGCCTCCTGGCCGCCTACGAGGCCTCGCTGACCTGGAACTACGTGCTCCACGACTCCTGGACCTTCAGGGGCCAGAGGCCCCCGGGGAGGCTCAGCTGGCTCCGCCACTGGGTGCGCTACCACGCCGCCGCGGCGGCCGGGATGGCCTCCTACCTGGCTGTTGGCGAGGCTCTCGCCAGGCTCGGGGTCCACTACCTGCTGGCGGCCTTCCTCGGGATACTGGCGGGGTTCGCAGCCAACTTCACCATATCCTCGCTCCGGGTCTGGACAGGGCCACGCCGGGCGGAAGCCTAA
- a CDS encoding alpha/beta hydrolase yields MAIVLLAALPLYVAYSGLHPARCRPGQPPGWTSHEDFNVSTRDGVVLRGWVLNPQGPGDTVFILMHGYTGCRSSHYVMLLARQLVSMGYPVVVFDFRGHGLSGGTTTIGPREVLDAEAVVGYTASRFPHKRIALVGFSMGAAVAVVEGSRDPRVYAVVADSPYYSLRLVVPRWIEYKTPLPGWIGSLAAAYASALYGIDAGFGPAEVRKLDKPLLVIHGGRDPW; encoded by the coding sequence GTGGCGATCGTCCTGCTGGCCGCTCTCCCGCTCTACGTGGCCTACAGCGGCCTCCACCCCGCCCGCTGCAGGCCGGGCCAGCCGCCGGGCTGGACGAGCCACGAGGACTTCAACGTGTCGACGAGGGACGGCGTGGTGTTGAGGGGCTGGGTGCTCAACCCCCAGGGGCCCGGCGACACGGTGTTCATACTGATGCACGGCTATACCGGCTGCCGCAGCTCCCACTACGTGATGCTGCTAGCCAGGCAGCTGGTCTCCATGGGGTACCCGGTGGTGGTCTTCGACTTCCGGGGCCACGGGCTCAGCGGCGGCACCACCACTATCGGGCCCAGGGAGGTGCTGGACGCCGAGGCGGTGGTGGGCTACACAGCCTCCCGCTTCCCCCATAAGAGGATAGCGCTGGTTGGCTTCAGCATGGGGGCGGCGGTGGCGGTGGTGGAGGGCTCCAGGGACCCGAGGGTCTACGCGGTGGTGGCCGATAGCCCCTACTACAGCCTCCGCCTGGTGGTCCCCAGGTGGATCGAGTACAAGACGCCGCTGCCCGGCTGGATCGGCAGCCTCGCCGCCGCCTACGCCTCAGCGCTCTACGGTATAGACGCCGGCTTCGGCCCGGCCGAGGTGAGGAAGCTGGATAAGCCGCTCCTCGTGATCCATGGCGGCCGCGACCCCTGGTGA
- a CDS encoding thiolase domain-containing protein: MARVYVAGVGVTRVGRHYGRGLLDLAAEAAFRAIDEAGVEPGAVVVTNMLASRLQEQDSLGAYIASGIGLRGRPALHVEAACGSGGAGLYTGYAMVRSGLVDSVLVVGVEKMTDYPTSTVTSALAQAADAEYELFYGASFTGLNALMMRYYMERYGVDRDTMSEWPVMMHENALINPYAQLRRRITREDVARSQVVADPIRLLDSSPIGDGAAAVLLVSEELASKLPEKPSVYIAGAGAATDTVELGSREALDRIPAARMAAEQALRAAGVRPEDIDVGEIHDAFTINAILLIEELGFAERGKAARALAEGRFRPGDRPTLNPSGGLKARGHPVGATGVYQVAEVAMQIRGDFPGVRVEGAETGIAVNMGGDGSTLTAFILRHA, from the coding sequence GTGGCCAGGGTGTACGTGGCCGGGGTCGGCGTGACCAGGGTCGGGCGCCACTACGGCCGCGGCCTCCTCGACCTCGCGGCCGAGGCTGCTTTCAGGGCGATCGACGAGGCTGGGGTGGAGCCCGGCGCGGTGGTGGTCACCAACATGCTGGCCAGCAGGCTCCAGGAGCAGGACAGCCTCGGCGCCTACATAGCCTCGGGGATAGGGCTGAGGGGGAGGCCCGCCCTGCACGTGGAGGCGGCCTGCGGCAGCGGTGGCGCCGGCCTCTACACCGGCTACGCCATGGTGCGTTCCGGGCTCGTGGACAGCGTGCTCGTGGTCGGCGTGGAGAAGATGACCGACTACCCCACCTCCACCGTCACCTCGGCGCTGGCGCAGGCGGCGGACGCGGAGTATGAGCTCTTCTACGGGGCTAGCTTCACCGGGCTCAACGCCCTCATGATGAGGTACTACATGGAGCGGTACGGCGTCGACCGGGACACGATGAGCGAGTGGCCGGTGATGATGCACGAGAACGCGCTCATCAACCCCTACGCGCAGCTCCGCAGGAGGATAACCAGGGAGGACGTGGCGAGGAGCCAGGTGGTGGCCGACCCGATAAGGCTGCTCGACAGCAGCCCGATAGGCGATGGGGCCGCCGCCGTCCTCCTCGTCTCCGAGGAGCTTGCCTCGAAGCTCCCCGAGAAGCCCAGCGTCTACATAGCCGGGGCCGGGGCGGCCACCGACACGGTGGAGCTGGGCAGCCGGGAGGCCCTCGACCGGATCCCCGCCGCCAGGATGGCGGCCGAGCAGGCCCTCCGCGCCGCAGGGGTGAGGCCCGAGGACATAGACGTGGGCGAGATACACGACGCCTTTACGATAAACGCTATACTCCTCATAGAGGAGCTGGGCTTCGCCGAGAGGGGCAAGGCGGCCAGGGCGCTGGCGGAGGGGAGGTTCCGCCCCGGGGACCGGCCGACCCTCAACCCCAGCGGCGGCCTCAAGGCCAGGGGCCACCCTGTCGGCGCCACCGGCGTCTACCAGGTGGCGGAGGTGGCGATGCAGATCCGCGGCGACTTCCCCGGGGTCCGGGTCGAGGGGGCCGAGACGGGGATAGCGGTTAACATGGGCGGCGACGGCTCAACCCTCACAGCCTTTATCCTGCGCCACGCCTAG
- a CDS encoding molybdopterin-guanine dinucleotide biosynthesis protein B, with translation MQLVLLAGSGSGVGKTLLGTMLVEELRRRGLRVGVVKHVHHGVDYRVKDTGRYLEAGASRVVAAGPGEYMLVEPAALGFWDAVRLLGEVDVAVVEGFRLHIGEAVSKGGCVVYIDASRAEPLARGRLVEACPGCLGAALEAVLGLLGEGGCSVGEV, from the coding sequence TTGCAGCTGGTCCTGCTCGCGGGCTCGGGCAGCGGCGTGGGGAAGACGCTGCTGGGCACGATGCTCGTGGAGGAGCTTAGGCGCCGGGGGCTGAGGGTGGGGGTGGTAAAGCACGTCCACCACGGCGTGGACTATAGGGTGAAGGACACTGGCCGCTACCTCGAGGCCGGGGCCTCCAGGGTGGTGGCGGCGGGGCCCGGCGAGTACATGCTCGTCGAGCCCGCGGCGCTCGGCTTCTGGGACGCCGTCAGGCTCCTCGGGGAGGTCGACGTGGCCGTGGTGGAGGGGTTCCGCCTCCACATAGGCGAGGCCGTCTCGAAGGGCGGGTGCGTGGTCTATATAGACGCCTCCAGGGCCGAGCCCCTGGCCAGGGGGAGGCTGGTGGAGGCCTGCCCGGGCTGCCTCGGGGCCGCGCTGGAGGCGGTCCTGGGCCTGCTGGGGGAGGGGGGCTGCAGCGTCGGGGAGGTGTAG
- a CDS encoding Zn-ribbon domain-containing OB-fold protein, whose protein sequence is MALRISPARVWRERIPRYRLAGRQCRRCGRRHYPPRPACPYCGSRELEEVELPRTGVVETYAVIYTVMDGFRDRAPHPVAVVRLDDGTRVLAPLTDVEPGEIRTGMRVEAVLRRIRRDGEHGLIAYGIAFRPALREPRTRRSQG, encoded by the coding sequence GTGGCCCTGCGCATATCCCCCGCGAGGGTCTGGAGGGAGCGCATACCCCGCTACCGTCTGGCCGGCAGGCAGTGCAGGCGCTGCGGCCGCCGCCACTACCCGCCCCGGCCGGCCTGCCCCTACTGCGGCTCCAGGGAGCTCGAGGAGGTCGAGCTGCCCCGCACCGGCGTGGTCGAGACCTACGCGGTGATATACACTGTGATGGACGGGTTCCGGGACAGGGCGCCCCACCCGGTGGCCGTGGTCAGGCTGGACGACGGCACCAGGGTGCTGGCCCCGCTCACCGACGTCGAGCCCGGCGAGATACGGACCGGTATGAGGGTTGAGGCGGTGCTCCGCAGGATAAGGCGCGACGGCGAGCACGGCCTCATAGCCTACGGCATCGCCTTCCGCCCAGCCCTCCGGGAGCCCAGGACGCGGCGGAGCCAGGGGTGA
- a CDS encoding MBL fold metallo-hydrolase, which produces MEGAGVHQVEVPIPIPSLRSVNVYLVAGDGGEPWLVDAGMYTAEAARGLLHGLREAGVSPCSIAGIVVTHFHVDHATLAPLLAELG; this is translated from the coding sequence TTGGAGGGGGCCGGCGTCCACCAGGTGGAGGTGCCCATCCCGATCCCCTCCCTGAGGAGCGTTAACGTCTACCTCGTCGCCGGCGACGGGGGCGAGCCCTGGCTGGTAGACGCGGGGATGTACACCGCCGAGGCGGCCAGGGGCCTGCTCCACGGCCTCCGGGAGGCCGGCGTGAGCCCCTGCAGCATAGCCGGCATAGTTGTTACCCACTTCCACGTGGATCACGCCACGCTGGCGCCCCTCCTGGCCGAGCTGGGCTAG
- a CDS encoding molybdenum cofactor biosynthesis protein MoaE encodes MRCRARVVGLVDGRPVDGERAAEASTAGELLEGLGLQGRAAVYASGRRLEPGDRLPEGCRGVAVLAPPPGVLVARLAGPGERVDLDQLAGLMAARAALLGGGALVAFMGFVKGVVDGAEVASLEYEAVEPHASRRLRELAERYASAPGVIDVAVIHHYGPRRPGDPTVYVLVTAETRGVAFHAAALLLEEVKHRAPIYKLERRSDGDYWVLGDGARLPRRG; translated from the coding sequence ATGCGCTGCAGGGCAAGGGTTGTGGGGCTTGTGGACGGCCGCCCCGTGGACGGGGAGCGGGCCGCCGAGGCCTCCACCGCGGGGGAGCTACTCGAGGGCCTCGGGCTCCAGGGGAGGGCCGCGGTCTACGCCTCGGGGAGGAGGCTGGAGCCGGGCGACAGGCTCCCGGAGGGCTGCAGGGGCGTAGCGGTGCTGGCGCCCCCGCCCGGGGTGCTGGTGGCGAGGCTCGCCGGGCCCGGGGAGAGGGTGGACCTGGACCAGCTGGCCGGCCTCATGGCAGCCCGCGCGGCCCTTCTCGGCGGGGGAGCCCTCGTAGCCTTCATGGGGTTCGTCAAGGGCGTCGTCGACGGCGCGGAGGTGGCGAGCCTGGAGTACGAGGCCGTGGAGCCCCATGCCTCCAGGAGGCTGCGCGAGCTGGCGGAGCGCTACGCCTCGGCCCCCGGCGTGATAGACGTGGCGGTCATCCACCACTACGGGCCCCGCCGGCCCGGCGACCCCACGGTCTACGTGCTCGTCACCGCCGAGACCCGGGGCGTAGCCTTCCACGCGGCCGCCCTCCTCCTCGAGGAGGTGAAGCACCGGGCCCCCATCTACAAGCTGGAGCGCCGCAGCGACGGGGACTACTGGGTCCTCGGGGACGGGGCCCGCCTACCCCGCAGAGGCTAG